One segment of Triticum aestivum cultivar Chinese Spring chromosome 2A, IWGSC CS RefSeq v2.1, whole genome shotgun sequence DNA contains the following:
- the LOC123190741 gene encoding golgin candidate 2: MAGWISSKLKAAETLLHQIDQQAAESLGKSSSASDLTALQQPSSAALLDAPAPRRPPPATPPPSLGLRIAARRHSQPPPPPPSAPRRSASAAADLSAQDQPGAEPAVAVEAKAEGDGRDREEAEKGGPSESGSGSDDDSDGSGSDDSEEERRREEERSRRRAERLAAMAARAIAEREEAVARLEGEKTSLEKLLAVREKEQAQEASELQTSMIETMEATEIEKQRHHSTRMEALVRLAELEVTNAELAKSLAREQWNLEVQVDQVAHLREEVDLKTFAQDKYKRKIAKIQKTSAPLVDEIESLRRLKLEDEIIDAEYTQTCDRIVSLKDKARKIEENIELARRDMVQPTEVEIELKKRLDQLTDRLIQKQMQVESLSSEKSTLVLRMEAVSRSLDTNASSLASSSSSSRIDIEAGAWQDSYSSYSSPRLGDRIRTGQQHLGYAIRQLDSIFSAGHIFLRRNPKAQVGAAVYLVCLHIWVMYILSSHPAVPDTRPGATFSLESINKTSI; encoded by the exons ATGGCCGGCTGGATCTCCTCGAAGCTCAAGGCCGCGGAAACCCTCCTCCACCAA ATCGACCAGCAGGCGGCGGAGTCGCTCGGCAAGTCCTCCTCCGCCTCCGACCTCACCGCCCTCCAGCAGCCCTCCTCCGCCGCGCTCCTCGACGCCCCCgcgccgcgcaggccgccgccggcgaccccgcCCCCCTCCCTCGGCCTCCGCATCGCCGCCAGGCGCCactcccagcctccccctccgccCCCCTCCGCGCCCCgccgctccgcctccgccgcggcggATCTCTCGGCGCAGGATCAGCCCGGTGCCGAGCCTGCCGTCGCGGTTGAGGCGAAGGCGGAGGGGGATGGGAGGGATCGGGAGGAGGCCGAGAAAGGAGGCCCGTCTGAGAGCGGGAGCGGGAGCGATGACGATTCCGATGGGTCCGGGAGCGACGACTCGGAGGAGGAGAGGCGGAGGGAGGAGGAGCGGAGCCGGCGGCGTGCCGAGCGGCTCGCGGCGATGGCGGCACGAGCCATTGCAGAGAGGgaggaggccgtggcgaggctggagggggAGAAGACCAGCCTTGAGAAGCTGCTCGCCGTGCGTGAGAAGGAGCAAGCACAGGAG GCTTCAGAGTTGCAGACTAGTATGATTGAAACCATGGAAGCTACAGAGATAGAGAAACAACGGCATCACAGCACTAGAATGGAAGCCCTTGTGCGGTTGGCTGAGCTTGAG GTTACAAATGCAGAGCTTGCAAAGTCACTTGCCAGGGAACAATGGAATTTGGAAGTTCAA GTTGATCAAGTGGCTCATCTCCGAGAGGAAGTTGACTTGAAGACTTTTGCTCAAGACA AGTACAAGAGAAAGATAGCGAAGATACAGAAGACAAGTGCCCCTTTGGTTGATGAA ATAGAATCCTTGAGAAGATTAAAGCTGGAAGACGAAATCATTGATGCAGAATACACCCAGACCTGTGATAGAATTGTCAGCTTGAAGGACAAG GCAAGGAAGATTGAAGAAAACATTGAGCTGGCAAGAAGGGACATGGTGCAACCTACAGAGGTTGAAATTGAGCTCAAGAAGAGGCTCGATCAACTCACCGATCGGTTGATTCAAAAACAAATGCAG GTCGAGTCCCTGTCTTCAGAGAAGTCAACTTTGGTACTGAGAATGGAG GCTGTTTCGAGGTCGCTTGACACCAACGCCTCGTCGCTGGCGTCTTCAAGCTCGTCATCAAGGATAGACATCGAGGCCGGTGCATGGCAAGATTCATATTCATCATATTCTTCCCCAAGGCTGGGTGACAGGATACGGACTGGGCAGCAGCACCTGGGATACGCGATACGGCAGCTCGACTCCATCTTCTCGGCTGGTCACATCTTCCTGCGGCGTAACCCGAAGGCGCAGGTCGGGGCTGCAGTGTACCTGGTGTGCCTCCACATATGGGTCATGTACATACTGTCGTCGCATCCTGCTGTCCCGGACACCCGCCCCGGCGCCACCTTCTCTCTGGAGTCGATCAACAAGACTAGCATTTAA